A portion of the Cryptomeria japonica chromosome 5, Sugi_1.0, whole genome shotgun sequence genome contains these proteins:
- the LOC131078528 gene encoding EG45-like domain containing protein, giving the protein MHMYEFLLRWNEQFSANHGQESGACANNHRMESYRYFVRIEQYCVIYSRTEGTATFYTPPYVPSSCYGYDPSQFPAGDLFAAASDAFWDNGAACGSSYRVSCTGGTNEGVAVPCKSGSIVVKIVDYCPAGCRGTIDLSQAAFADIADPDEGKIKINYEQV; this is encoded by the exons ATGCATATGTATGAATTCCTGTTACGGTGGAACGAACAGTTTTCCGCAAATCACGGACAGGAGTCTGGTGCATGCGCTAACAACCACAGGATGGAATCTTATCGATATTTCGTTCGCATAGAACAATATTGTGTTATTTATTCGCGGACT GAGGGAACTGCCACATTTTACACTCCTCCATATGTCC CATCGTCGTGCTATGGATACGACCCCTCGCAATTTCCAGCGGGAGATTTGTTTGCGGCGGCAAGTGATGCATTCTGGGACAACGGAGCCGCCTGTGGAAGTAGTTACAGAGTGAGTTGCACTGGCGGGACAAATGAGGGCGTTGCCGTGCCGTGTAAGAGCGGATCGATTGTGGTGAAGATTGTTGATTATTGCCCTGCTGGATGCCGTGGCACCATCGATTTATCTCAAGCTGCCTTCGCTGATATCGCCGATCCTGATGAAGGCAAAATTAAAATCAACTATGAACA GGTTTGA